CCGCGCAGCTCGAGGACGTCACCGACCCGAACGTCGTGCACGAGCTGTTCACAAAGCTTGACAAGGCCGGCGTGTACTACTGGACCGAGGTCGAGCAGTTCGCTGCGGCCTTCTTTGACCCCAAGGTCAAGAGCCAAGGCGCCCTGCATGCCGTTCTCAAGCCCGCATTTGACCGCTATGAAGGGCTGGAGGACGAGCCACAGGAGCTGTTTCGGAAGGACCTGGGCTCGTTCCTGCGCCTTTACGAGTTTCTGTCGCAAATCATCCCCTACGACGACCCCGAGCTGGAGAAGCTTTTCGTTTTCGGAAAGAACCTGATGCCGCGCCTGGCCGCCCACGGCAAGGACAAGCACAAGCTGGAGCTTGACGCCGACGTGAAGCTGACGCACTACCGCTTGCAGAAAGTGGGCGAGCAGCAGCTGGACCTGGAAAAGGCCGAGGTCGTGAAGCTTCCTGGCATCGGCGAAGCCGGCACGGGCTCGGCGCCCGAGGACGAGAAGAAGGCGCTGCGCGAGATTGTGGCCAAGATGAATGACCTGTTCTCCGGGCACATCACCGAGTCGGACTTCATCGGCGCGGTCACCACCTGGCAAGGTCACCTGGCCAAGAACGAGAAGCTCGCTGCCCAGGCCCGCAACAACAGCGAGGAGCAGTTCGCGATGGGTGACTTCAAGGATGCCTTCACGGACGTCGTCATCGAGGCCCAGGACGCTCACAACCAGATTGCAGAGCAGTTGCTGAAGGACGAGCGCATCTTCGGCATGATGCAGAAGATGGTGGCCAAGATGGTTTGGCAGGGGTTCCAGCAGGGGCCAGCCGCCCGCACCTAGTGCCGACGCACATGCCTGAAGCCGACCTGCGGGCCGGCTCGAAACCTCCGCGCGCGGGCCGATACTGAAGCGCGCCGGACGGACGGCAGGCAACAGTTGCCGCGGGAGGTTTACCGACATGGCGAGACCGAGGCTGGCAAGCTGCAGTCGAGTTCGCAGGTTCCAAGGAGAACGGTCATCTCCTGCGCGGAAGCTGCCGCAGGGCGCCCGCGGTCAACGGAGGTCCCCCAGTCCGCCCAAAGAAAGACCGCACAGCGTGAGCTGTGCGGCCTTGAACAAGGTCTTGCGGCGAACCGCATAGTCCTGGAGGGTTGCTTGTGGGTCAAGCAATCAGGCAGCTGCTTTTATCGCGCGGCGGGCGCCGGTTACGACTTGGTCATTGCCAGGGTTGAAGAACACCGGTTGCGGCATTCGCTTCATGACACGCCAAGTGACTGCATTGAGCAGCCTGAGCGTCAGCCTTCCACGAATCTGCAATGCCGCGAGGGGCACCCAAGCGAGCCTGTCGCAGTCGATGTACAGCAAGCAACCGTGCTTCCAGCCAGCGGACTCTGCCGAGACCCGGTCCCTCGGGAAAGGGATGTAGCCAGGGCGGCGCTTGTTGTTGCCGTGAGCGTCGGTTCCGGCGTACGCGACCAGCGCCATCTCACCATCCACTTGCAGAAGGACGGAGTGGTGGTCGGCAAGATTGCGGTACTTCTCGATGAGGCGGCCTTCGATGACGGCGACCGTCTTCACGGGGAACATGCCAAACACGGTGGTGCCGGCGGGGGTGTTCTTGGTAACTTCTGTCATTTCTCTCTCCTGATGAAGGGAAAGAGGGGCGGGTGCCCCTCCGGTTGAGGGGCAACGCCGAATGCGCTGTCCTATGACGCCTATAGCGATTGAGCCGACGCGCTGGAGTCTGGCTGCCGCCGGCGAGATGGCGTCCGCGAAGAATCGGGTTTTCGCTCTGACCGCCGACGTCACAAGGGCTGGTCTCAGGCGCTGACCGCACGACGAAAGCCGCGGGACCAAGAGAAAAACCGCACAGCGTGAGCTGTGCGGTCTAGAACAAGAGTTGCGGCGAACCGCATAGTCCGGTGAGGGGTGCCTGAATGCTTGTGGGTCAAGCAATCAGGCAGCTGCTTTCATCGCGCGGCGGGCGCCGGTCACGACTTCATCATCGAGCTCGCTGTAAACGACGGGCTGGGCCCGGCGCTTCATGACGCGCATCGAAACTGCGTTGAACAGTGCATTGGACAGACGTCCACGCACTTGCAGCGCTTGGACGGGAACCCAAGCGAGCACGTCGCAGTCCACGTAGTACTCGCTGCCGAACTTCCAACCAGCCTTCTCCGCCGAGACCACATCTCTCGGGAAAGAGATGTAGCCCGGGCGGCGCTTGTTGGCTTCGTCAGCGTCGGTTCCGGCGTATGCCACCAGAGCCTTGCTGCCATCGACGCCCAGAAGGACGCAGTGATGGTCGACGAGGTTGCGTTGCTTTTCGATGAGGCGGCCATTGACGACAGTCACCGTTTTCACGGGGAACATGCCGAACACGGTGGAGCCCGCGGGGGTGTTCTTCGTAACTTGGGTCATATCTCTCTCCTTGTGATGGGAAAGAGGGGCGGGTGCCCCTCTTGGTTGAGGGGCAACGTGCGCTGTCCTATGACGTCTATAGCGAACTACCGCCCAGCGGCCGGCCGAGCTTCTTTACGCCCGTGGTGGGCCCTGACTGAGCCAGCCGTGGCCAGCTGGGCAGTCGCCCTCGGTAGACCGGCGTGCCGCGACCGGAGAACTCGTTCTTCGAGCTCGGCTGCACCAGGGAGACGGTGGGTCCACCTTCAGGACGCTGGCCAAGAAAAAACCCACCGGAAGACACCGGTGGGTTGGAAGTAGGGCTTGAGCGCGAGCTACAGAACCTGTCGAAAGTCGAAGGTCGTCGGGTTGATGGCCTTGAAGGTCGACGCAAGCACTTCAGCCAGGTGGTGGGCCTTGCCTGACAGGTCCGCATAGTCGGTGGCCACGAGGATGCCCTGGAGGACCTCGTCGTTGCGTTCGACCGAAATGCTGCCGCTTCCCATCATGTGGAAAGGGGCGTTGGCGGCGTAGAACGCCTCCTTGCTGTCCTTGTCGGGGAAGACGTCGACCCCGTCCGTGCCGATGGCGATGCTCTGGGTCACCTTGAAGTCGAGGGACGTTTCCGTGTCCTGCGCCTCCGGCTTGGCAAGTACTGTGAGCTGGAATCGCGACATGCTCTCGTTCTCGCGGAACAGCTCAGCAATGCTGAGCGCCAGTTTCGTGAAGCACGCGGCGCGGGGGTACACCACTTCGTTTTGGAGGTTACGGCTGCTCAGCAAGGTCAGGTCTGCCTGGCCCTTGAGCAGCGGAAAGTTGAGGTTGAACATGTGGTTTTTGTCTTTAAGAATGTGGCCTGGCATCCTCTATAGAGAACCGACAGGGGATGGGTTGCCCAACGAGACACCCAGTGTCGCCGAAGACGCCCTGGCCGGGTTGAGTGCGACGGCCGTGTCCTGTGGCGGAGGCCGCCCCTTTGCTGCTTCAGCCAGCGCCGCCGGCGCCCAGCAGGAAACGGCAAGGCGTCTCGCCGAACGTCGATGTAAGCGAAGGTCGGAACGGCGCAAACTCCTTGAAGGCCTTGAAAGGCTTGAACTCTTTGAAGCTTTTGAATGGCTCGAAAGCCGTTGTCTTCAATGCTTCCTTCGTCGCGCAGGAGGCGTAGCCCTCGCTGTCCCAGACCACACCCTTCGTGAACCATCCGAGGTGTTTGCCGTTAAAGCCGTAGACGTGGTAGCCGCCGCCGGTGTCGTTCTTCTCCAGATAGGCGACAGGCTTGCCGCCCCAGAGGTAGATTGTGAGCTCTTCGGCGATTGCGATGTACGCGTCCGCCCTTCCTGAGCCGCTGAAAAGCGCAACTTCCTCATCGTCGGCGTGCGCCGCAGGTGTGACCAATGCCAGGGCAAGAAGGCTGGCGGCAAACAGGGAGTGCTTCATTGGGGCAGGGCTTGTGTTGTTGTGGTTGACCAGATTCTCGCCTCGACGGAAGCCTCGGCGCCGGCGACTCGGCCTGCCGGTCCGCCCGGCGGTCGAAGAAGACGTGCTTTGGGTGAACTTTTCCGCGATTTGCAGCCGGGCGTCACCCTCACCGAGCCTTTGCTGCACGCGGGCAGCATCACGGGCCGCGGGGCATTGGCTATACGTTGCCAGGAAAACTCACGGCCTCGGCCAATCACCCATGCAAATCCATATCACTGAGCACAAGAGCGTTGGCACGCTCGACCCCCGTCCCAACCGTACCGTGCGCGTCTTCGTGGACCGTGACTACCAGTACGGCTACTTCGTGGACGAACACAAGCTGTTCGGCCTGCTCACCCCGGAGCAGCAGCTGGTCTACCTGGCCGGCGGCGAGGCGAAGCTGGATATCGAACCGGCGACCGCTCAGGTCATCATCGACGACGGTACGACGCCCTACGCGAAGCCGCAAGTGGCGGAGCCTATCCCTCCCGAGCTCGCTGATAGGCCGCAATGAAGCGCGCCACGCTGGTCGCGCTCGCGCGGGCCTCCTCACTGCACGAAGTGCAAGACGACGGTTGCCGCCACATCATCACGAACAAGGAAACCGGAGTGGCCGTTGCTGTCTATGAGAACGGCGCGCCCCACCGGGCCGACGTTGACCTGAGCATCACCACGAACATGACGATTCGTGCGAGCGCCGGTGTACTGGACCTGCCGGCAGACAAACAGGGCGCTCCCGCGGCGTTCCAAAGCTCGAGTTAAGAACTCATTCTTCCAACCAGCCCCACCGTGGGCTGGTTTTTCATTGCCTCGATGTACGAAGGCGGGATTTGCGGCTTGGAGCACCGCGGGTGCGCCGGGCTATTCGCCGGGTTCGACTGCCCCTGCCGGCTCCGCAAGCGCCGGGGGCACCAGGCCGTCTCTGGCTTGGTGGCCGTCGTCCCCAAACAGCTCCGCCATCCGGCGCTCGAGTCGAAACCGCTCAAAGTCCTGGATGTCCTGGGCCTTGCCA
The genomic region above belongs to Variovorax sp. PBL-E5 and contains:
- a CDS encoding 4-fold beta flower protein, whose protein sequence is MKHSLFAASLLALALVTPAAHADDEEVALFSGSGRADAYIAIAEELTIYLWGGKPVAYLEKNDTGGGYHVYGFNGKHLGWFTKGVVWDSEGYASCATKEALKTTAFEPFKSFKEFKPFKAFKEFAPFRPSLTSTFGETPCRFLLGAGGAG